The following coding sequences are from one Granulicella sp. L56 window:
- the secA gene encoding preprotein translocase subunit SecA: protein MLDKAFAKVFGTSNERAVKRLLPTVTLINDLEPSIQALSDDELRAKTVEFRQRIADAIAAAKINPEDEDAEKATRDVEQAALKAIMPEAFAVVREAGKRAVQMRHFDVQLIGGMVLHSGNIAEMKTGEGKTLVATLPCYLNALAGRGVHVVTVNDYLAKRDAEWMGKIYGFLGLTVGVIVHDLDDQQRREAYGSDITYGTNNEFGFDYLRDNMKFELADQVQRGNYYCIVDEVDSILIDEARTPLIISGPTDQTTDKYARVNAIIPSLEAGELTETLDTKTYTGDFVVDEKARAITITDEGWEKIEKLLGIGNIAEPENWDLKHHVEVAVKAHNLYKRDVEYVVKEGEVIIVDEFTGRLMPGRRWSDGLHQAVEAKEGVAIRKEDQTLATITFQNYFRMYKKLSGMTGTAETEAAEFGKIYNLDIVVIPTNRVMKRLENSDVVFRTSKEKYFAVADEIAKLHEAKQPVLVGTTSIEKSELLSEILKRKGVRHVVLNAKFHEKEAEIVAQAGRLGMVTIATNMAGRGTDILLGGNAEFMARQDIVRKNLARAVSTAEGTISPIAGPGMVRFYYAGQEFEATQEAWDAATATHEASAKKEHEAVIAAGGLHILGTERHESRRVDNQLRGRAGRQGDPGSSRFFLSLEDDLMRIFAREWVSTLLQRLGMEEGVPIESRMISKRIASAQQAVESQNFESRKHVLEYDDVMNKQREAVYSLRRQLMGGVDQKLLITDDYVSTILSNLLDEHAPEKAHADEWKFDALFAQIYDVFGAHLETEINATEMTRHELGEALFNKLGTRYDIKEQILGAPAMRYHERIVMLSVLDGLWKDHLLAMDHLKEGIGLRGYAQQDPLVAYKKESFDMFEGMMLRFQEDTARHLFRMQIIGPDGNPIETAEQLQQAQLQRPPAQNADPNALPAGSAHAPVPVPTRQPSTTIDALEREFQQKKKRELELARAAGSGAESNGATPRRTGEKVGRNDDCPCGSGKKYKKCHGAEA, encoded by the coding sequence TTGCTCGATAAAGCTTTTGCAAAAGTCTTTGGCACCAGCAACGAACGCGCTGTAAAGCGCCTTCTGCCAACCGTTACGCTGATCAACGACCTTGAGCCCTCCATCCAGGCGCTCTCCGACGACGAGTTGCGCGCCAAAACCGTCGAGTTTCGCCAGCGCATCGCCGATGCCATCGCCGCGGCCAAGATCAATCCCGAGGACGAAGACGCCGAAAAGGCCACCCGTGACGTTGAACAGGCGGCCCTGAAGGCCATTATGCCTGAGGCCTTCGCTGTCGTCCGCGAGGCCGGCAAACGCGCCGTGCAGATGCGCCACTTCGACGTACAGCTCATCGGCGGCATGGTGCTCCACTCCGGCAACATCGCCGAGATGAAGACCGGCGAAGGCAAAACCCTCGTCGCGACACTTCCCTGCTATCTCAACGCGCTCGCCGGGCGCGGCGTCCATGTCGTCACGGTCAACGACTACCTGGCCAAACGCGACGCCGAGTGGATGGGCAAAATCTACGGCTTCCTCGGACTTACCGTCGGCGTTATCGTCCATGACCTCGACGACCAGCAGCGCCGCGAAGCCTATGGCTCCGATATCACCTACGGCACCAACAACGAGTTCGGCTTCGACTATCTGCGCGACAACATGAAGTTCGAGCTGGCCGATCAGGTGCAGCGCGGCAACTACTACTGCATCGTCGACGAAGTGGACTCCATCCTCATCGACGAGGCACGTACTCCGCTTATCATCAGCGGCCCGACGGACCAGACCACGGACAAGTACGCTCGCGTCAACGCCATCATTCCGTCGCTTGAAGCGGGCGAGTTGACCGAGACCCTCGACACCAAGACCTACACCGGAGATTTCGTCGTCGATGAGAAGGCCCGCGCCATCACCATTACCGACGAGGGCTGGGAGAAGATCGAGAAGCTGCTCGGCATCGGCAATATCGCCGAACCCGAGAACTGGGACCTCAAGCACCACGTCGAAGTCGCCGTCAAAGCTCACAACCTCTACAAACGCGATGTGGAGTACGTCGTCAAAGAAGGCGAAGTCATCATCGTCGACGAGTTTACGGGCCGCCTTATGCCCGGTCGCCGCTGGTCCGATGGTCTGCATCAGGCGGTTGAAGCCAAGGAAGGCGTCGCCATCCGCAAGGAAGACCAGACGCTTGCGACGATCACCTTCCAGAACTACTTCCGCATGTACAAGAAGCTTTCCGGCATGACCGGCACCGCCGAGACCGAGGCCGCCGAGTTCGGAAAGATCTACAACCTGGACATCGTCGTCATCCCGACCAACCGGGTCATGAAGCGCCTCGAGAACTCCGATGTCGTGTTTCGCACCTCGAAGGAAAAGTACTTCGCCGTGGCCGACGAGATCGCCAAGCTCCACGAGGCCAAGCAGCCCGTGCTGGTCGGAACCACCAGCATTGAGAAGTCCGAGTTACTCAGCGAGATCCTCAAGCGCAAAGGCGTTCGCCACGTCGTGCTTAACGCCAAGTTCCACGAGAAGGAAGCCGAGATCGTAGCCCAGGCCGGACGCCTCGGCATGGTCACCATCGCCACCAACATGGCAGGCCGCGGAACCGACATCCTGCTTGGCGGTAACGCCGAGTTCATGGCACGTCAGGATATCGTCCGCAAGAATCTAGCCCGCGCGGTCTCAACTGCCGAAGGCACGATCTCGCCGATCGCCGGCCCTGGCATGGTCCGCTTCTACTACGCCGGACAGGAGTTCGAAGCCACGCAGGAGGCCTGGGACGCCGCCACCGCTACGCACGAGGCGTCGGCAAAGAAGGAGCATGAAGCCGTCATTGCCGCCGGCGGCCTCCACATTCTCGGCACCGAACGGCACGAGTCGCGCCGCGTCGACAACCAGCTCCGTGGCCGCGCCGGCCGTCAGGGCGACCCCGGCTCCTCTCGCTTCTTTCTCTCGCTCGAAGACGACCTTATGCGCATCTTCGCTCGCGAGTGGGTCTCTACCCTGCTGCAGCGCCTCGGCATGGAAGAGGGCGTCCCCATCGAGAGCCGCATGATCTCCAAGCGCATCGCCTCCGCGCAGCAAGCGGTCGAGAGCCAGAACTTCGAGTCGCGCAAACACGTCCTCGAGTACGACGACGTCATGAACAAGCAACGCGAAGCCGTCTATAGTCTGCGCCGTCAACTGATGGGCGGTGTCGACCAGAAGCTGCTCATTACCGACGACTACGTCTCCACAATCCTCTCCAACCTGCTCGACGAGCACGCGCCCGAAAAGGCCCATGCCGACGAATGGAAGTTCGACGCGCTTTTCGCGCAGATCTACGATGTCTTCGGGGCGCATCTCGAAACCGAGATCAATGCCACTGAGATGACCCGCCACGAGCTCGGCGAGGCCCTCTTCAACAAACTTGGCACGCGCTACGACATCAAGGAGCAGATTCTCGGCGCACCGGCCATGCGTTATCACGAGCGCATCGTCATGCTCTCCGTCCTCGACGGCCTTTGGAAGGATCACCTGCTCGCCATGGACCACCTCAAAGAGGGCATCGGTCTCCGTGGCTACGCTCAGCAGGACCCGCTCGTCGCCTACAAGAAGGAGTCCTTCGATATGTTCGAGGGCATGATGCTCCGCTTTCAGGAAGACACTGCTCGTCATCTCTTCCGCATGCAGATCATCGGCCCCGACGGGAATCCCATTGAGACTGCCGAGCAGTTGCAGCAGGCTCAGCTACAGCGTCCCCCGGCCCAGAACGCAGACCCCAACGCGCTTCCAGCCGGTTCGGCACATGCTCCGGTGCCCGTCCCGACAAGGCAGCCGTCCACCACCATCGATGCGCTCGAACGCGAGTTCCAGCAGAAGAAGAAGCGCGAGCTCGAGCTCGCCCGCGCCGCCGGATCCGGAGCGGAGAGCAACGGAGCGACTCCTCGCCGCACCGGAGAAAAAGTTGGACGCAACGACGATTGCCCTTGTGGCTCAGGCAAGAAATACAAGAAGTGCCACGGCGCTGAAGCCTAG
- a CDS encoding PAS domain-containing sensor histidine kinase, translated as MRLKTKLVVSATGLTFAIVLILSALFVSELLRQRIEQTAASNDVLAHEVWLMTRQAVETGLHAQPPVDKTDAALQTAVTNALQSNQPLIDGMNMVVRYSPTVQDVTVTDAHGLTLMSTDPDALDQQSTNRMSLQSVQAGSMASQMKMVFGQPRVLDIVQVLDRNGKPFLMVHVGVRSTFLRASYEPWLKDALIFALLAALAAMIAAGLLANVALQPIEVISRKLESLTIADRNALQTAQEKDSGKDAVVRVSKTIDRLGQQIRSTEEGYTALQANLAQMLDTLRDGVLLFTADHRAVMVSDAVAYFLSKPESKLVGKRLEEIFEPSTALGAAVLRAFAGGGQVSAEGVTLEDGRQVQISLDRIGDGLGGSSNMGTLLTLRDTESALQLGQELEVARRLAAIGRLTAGVGHEVKNPINAMVVHLELLKSKLASGDASGLAGAQRHVDILAGEMQRLDRVVQTLADFSRPMELHLREQDLRQVVGAVTELTAAEMQENGVQVIVEAPAGPVIVRVDAELLRQALLNLMLNGMQAMPSGGKMRVTIRREHSFAIVEVADEGEGIPPELLPRIFELYFTTKAKGSGIGLAMTYRILQMHGGAMDVRSNADASSPERGTTFTLRLPIATGAGIEGRKVIAAGTSHQGMGERV; from the coding sequence ATGCGGCTGAAGACGAAGCTGGTGGTGTCGGCTACCGGGTTGACGTTTGCGATCGTCCTCATCCTGTCGGCGCTGTTTGTGAGCGAGTTGCTGCGGCAGAGGATTGAGCAGACGGCGGCGTCGAACGACGTGCTGGCGCATGAAGTATGGCTGATGACCCGGCAGGCGGTGGAGACAGGGCTTCACGCGCAGCCTCCGGTGGACAAGACGGACGCCGCTCTTCAGACTGCAGTGACAAATGCTTTGCAGAGCAATCAGCCTCTGATCGATGGCATGAATATGGTGGTGCGTTACTCGCCTACAGTGCAGGACGTAACGGTGACCGATGCGCATGGGCTGACGCTGATGAGCACAGACCCTGATGCGTTAGATCAACAGTCAACGAACAGAATGAGCCTGCAGAGCGTGCAGGCAGGTAGCATGGCATCGCAGATGAAGATGGTCTTCGGGCAGCCGCGTGTGCTCGATATCGTGCAGGTGCTGGACCGGAACGGAAAGCCCTTTCTGATGGTGCATGTGGGCGTGCGGTCGACATTTCTTCGCGCTTCGTACGAACCGTGGCTGAAGGATGCGCTGATCTTCGCGCTGCTGGCCGCATTGGCTGCGATGATTGCCGCCGGGTTGCTGGCGAATGTTGCGCTGCAGCCGATCGAGGTCATCAGCCGTAAGCTCGAAAGCCTGACCATTGCCGACCGCAACGCCTTGCAGACCGCGCAGGAGAAAGACTCGGGCAAGGATGCGGTAGTAAGGGTGTCGAAGACCATCGACCGCCTGGGGCAGCAGATTCGCAGCACAGAGGAAGGCTATACAGCATTGCAGGCAAACCTCGCCCAGATGCTGGATACGCTGCGCGATGGCGTGCTCTTGTTTACCGCGGACCATCGGGCAGTGATGGTCTCCGATGCCGTGGCCTACTTCCTTAGCAAGCCTGAGAGCAAACTGGTGGGCAAGCGATTGGAAGAGATCTTTGAACCGAGCACGGCGCTGGGTGCGGCGGTATTAAGAGCGTTTGCAGGCGGCGGCCAGGTAAGCGCGGAGGGCGTGACGCTGGAGGATGGCAGGCAGGTGCAGATTTCGCTCGACAGGATTGGCGACGGATTAGGCGGAAGCAGCAATATGGGAACGCTGCTGACGCTGCGAGACACGGAGTCGGCGCTGCAACTGGGGCAGGAGTTGGAAGTAGCGCGTCGGCTGGCGGCGATTGGAAGGCTGACTGCCGGGGTGGGGCATGAGGTCAAAAACCCGATCAACGCGATGGTGGTGCATCTGGAACTATTGAAGAGCAAGCTGGCGAGTGGCGATGCTTCGGGGCTCGCCGGAGCGCAGCGGCATGTCGATATTCTGGCAGGAGAGATGCAGCGGCTGGACCGCGTTGTGCAAACGCTTGCGGACTTCTCCCGGCCCATGGAATTGCATCTCCGCGAACAGGACCTGCGCCAGGTGGTGGGCGCGGTGACGGAGCTGACAGCAGCGGAGATGCAGGAGAATGGAGTGCAGGTGATTGTGGAAGCGCCGGCGGGGCCGGTAATAGTGCGGGTGGACGCCGAGTTGCTGCGGCAGGCATTGTTGAACTTGATGCTGAACGGGATGCAGGCGATGCCATCCGGAGGTAAGATGCGTGTGACGATACGCCGCGAACATTCGTTTGCCATCGTAGAGGTAGCGGACGAAGGGGAGGGTATACCGCCGGAGTTGTTACCGCGTATCTTTGAGCTGTACTTCACCACAAAAGCGAAAGGCAGTGGAATCGGGCTGGCGATGACGTATCGCATCTTGCAGATGCATGGCGGGGCTATGGACGTGCGGTCTAACGCAGATGCCAGTTCTCCGGAACGGGGAACAACGTTTACGCTGCGATTGCCGATTGCGACGGGAGCAGGGATAGAGGGACGCAAGGTGATTGCCGCTGGAACCAGTCATCAGGGAATGGGAGAGCGCGTTTGA
- a CDS encoding sigma-54 dependent transcriptional regulator: protein MSSEKVLIVEDEVHARSGLTELIESWGYRAECAADGIEGLERAVEWAPAIVVTDLKMPRMDGMELLNRIGELPQRIAVVMLTAQGSIESAVEAMRMGAYDYIPKPVDPVRLRTILHNASRQREADVELEATRRQLRDTGVLGPLVGSSPQMKDIFNMIERVAPSNVSVLVTGESGTGKELVARALHDLSSRRLKPFVAVNCAAIPETLIESEIFGHEKGAFTGALERRAGCFELAEEGTLLLDEIGEMPAGTQAKLLRVLEDRKLRRLGSKVETPVDVRVVAATNKDPEHAVASGELRGDLYYRLNVFNIHMPPLRDHLMDVSAIAEKMIDDMNERHHCTVAGLKDSLMTRMEQYKWPGNVRELRNTIERAVILAGTGMLGVEHLPPHFGEPGFAPAPMRGNRMAVESDAGGTSSEVQRYLEDKNTVRVEVGTTVDEAERQLILKTLLSTHNNKTKAAEILGISSKTLQNKLKEYQSASTVVTE from the coding sequence ATGAGCTCGGAAAAAGTTCTGATTGTTGAAGATGAAGTACACGCACGAAGTGGCTTGACGGAGTTGATCGAAAGCTGGGGCTATCGGGCAGAGTGTGCGGCGGATGGGATTGAGGGCCTGGAGCGGGCGGTGGAGTGGGCTCCGGCGATTGTGGTGACCGACCTGAAGATGCCGCGGATGGACGGCATGGAGTTGCTGAACCGCATCGGCGAGCTGCCGCAGCGGATCGCAGTGGTGATGCTGACGGCGCAGGGGTCGATTGAGTCGGCCGTGGAAGCGATGCGGATGGGAGCGTATGACTACATCCCCAAGCCGGTCGATCCGGTGCGGCTGCGGACAATTCTGCATAATGCGAGCCGACAGCGCGAGGCCGATGTTGAGTTGGAGGCGACGCGTCGCCAGTTACGGGATACGGGCGTGCTCGGGCCACTGGTGGGGTCGTCGCCGCAGATGAAGGACATCTTCAACATGATCGAGCGTGTAGCTCCGTCGAACGTCTCGGTGCTGGTGACGGGAGAGAGCGGGACGGGCAAGGAGTTGGTGGCGCGAGCGCTGCATGATCTCAGCTCGCGCAGGCTGAAGCCTTTCGTCGCCGTGAACTGTGCGGCGATTCCCGAGACGCTGATCGAGAGCGAGATCTTCGGGCACGAGAAGGGCGCGTTTACAGGAGCGCTGGAGCGCAGGGCCGGATGCTTTGAGCTGGCAGAGGAAGGGACGCTGCTGCTGGACGAGATTGGCGAGATGCCGGCAGGCACCCAGGCAAAGCTGCTGCGCGTGCTCGAAGACAGGAAGCTGCGGCGACTGGGCAGCAAGGTCGAGACGCCGGTGGATGTGAGAGTTGTCGCGGCGACTAATAAAGATCCGGAACATGCGGTAGCGAGCGGCGAGTTGCGAGGTGACCTTTACTACCGGCTGAATGTCTTCAATATTCATATGCCGCCGCTGCGCGACCACCTGATGGACGTGTCGGCGATCGCGGAGAAGATGATCGACGATATGAACGAGCGGCACCATTGCACCGTGGCTGGTCTGAAAGACTCCTTAATGACGCGGATGGAGCAGTACAAGTGGCCGGGCAACGTGCGTGAGCTGCGCAACACCATTGAGCGGGCGGTGATTCTGGCGGGTACGGGGATGCTGGGAGTGGAACATCTGCCGCCACATTTTGGTGAACCGGGCTTTGCACCGGCTCCGATGCGGGGCAACCGAATGGCTGTGGAGAGCGATGCGGGCGGGACTTCGAGCGAAGTGCAGCGCTACCTGGAAGACAAAAATACCGTGCGCGTCGAGGTAGGGACGACGGTGGACGAGGCGGAACGGCAACTCATCCTGAAGACGCTGCTGTCGACGCACAATAACAAGACGAAGGCCGCGGAGATACTTGGGATCAGTTCGAAGACACTGCAGAACAAGCTGAAGGAATACCAGAGTGCGTCTACTGTTGTGACGGAGTAG
- a CDS encoding transglycosylase SLT domain-containing protein: MTALIGLLLVGTMVVMGDGAVAQTAKSPSHAHFKTAQKTASKKKTSSKEKKSAARGKKSSTRAAAKTTRRGAHTSASGRRRPANSRSAAHRRHHPAPKATARSIKLTSAFHATEQLRPMAQQLTATRSVAAYRGVESYARSHPGEGAAAAYLALGHAYMLDHKYDDAANAYRQANQSGKALDDYADYLGAQASLQAGHGADAYALLNNFAERHPGSIFNADAPVLLANAYLQQLNPQAALKVLQPLEDTPQASHVGFRYALGRAYQMSNDTARAAVIFRGIYLKQPLSFEAGQARTQLVAMGVPLTAAERKAHADQLFDAKQYSAASDEYHAIASNSAGLSASDLDVLKIYSAVCDMKLKRISRKQVEALPETTGDSAALKLYLLAELSRDEDDEAGHDALIAQMVQRFPKSRWLEEALYSGGNMYLLKHNAQQATYHYSMLVKMFPQSAYAPSAHWRAAWMNYRLRNYAEAARLMDEQIQMYPAGVEVSSALYWRARIYEDEEHNFGQAVNYYRTLATTYTNFYYANLARQRLKVLGDQPAVAPSPVLSAVPQLDVPELTGELPENDTHLIKARLLANAALNEYIGPEIQASETSSEWGALAEAEIYASYGEYTRSVQSMKHSGISFYSLPVDQVPTLYWHLLFPQPFWPDLVAESKKNGLDPYFVASLIRQESEFNAGAVSRANAYGLMQLLPSVGKSLAKKQKIRHFNTSDLLNAKVNLELGTINLRQVLDRFGGQKEYALAAYNAGDTPIRRWMSSNDYKDIPEFVESIPYSETREYVQAILRNREMYRILYPGS, from the coding sequence TTGACGGCTTTGATTGGTCTTCTGCTGGTTGGAACGATGGTTGTCATGGGTGACGGCGCGGTGGCGCAGACGGCGAAATCGCCCAGTCACGCCCATTTCAAAACCGCTCAGAAGACAGCGTCTAAAAAGAAGACCTCCTCCAAAGAGAAAAAAAGCGCTGCCAGGGGAAAGAAAAGCTCAACGCGGGCGGCAGCGAAGACCACAAGGCGAGGGGCACATACCTCTGCCTCGGGTCGACGGCGGCCAGCCAACAGCAGATCTGCCGCGCACAGAAGGCATCATCCCGCTCCCAAAGCCACGGCCCGAAGCATCAAGCTGACCAGCGCGTTTCATGCGACCGAGCAGTTGCGGCCGATGGCGCAGCAGTTGACGGCGACCCGGTCCGTGGCAGCGTACCGGGGGGTTGAGAGCTATGCGCGGTCGCATCCGGGTGAGGGAGCGGCTGCCGCATATCTGGCCCTGGGTCACGCCTACATGCTGGACCATAAATATGACGATGCGGCCAATGCCTACCGCCAGGCGAACCAGAGCGGGAAGGCACTGGACGACTATGCCGACTACCTCGGCGCACAGGCCTCCTTGCAAGCAGGTCACGGAGCGGACGCATATGCTCTGCTGAACAATTTCGCCGAGCGGCATCCGGGGAGCATCTTCAACGCCGACGCCCCAGTGCTGCTGGCCAACGCTTACCTCCAGCAACTCAATCCGCAGGCAGCTTTAAAGGTGCTGCAGCCGCTCGAAGATACGCCGCAGGCATCGCATGTAGGTTTTCGCTATGCCCTGGGACGGGCGTACCAGATGTCGAATGACACGGCGCGGGCGGCGGTGATCTTTCGCGGCATCTATCTCAAGCAGCCTTTGAGCTTTGAGGCAGGGCAGGCGCGGACGCAGTTAGTGGCGATGGGAGTGCCGCTCACGGCGGCCGAACGCAAGGCCCATGCCGACCAACTCTTCGACGCCAAGCAATATTCCGCCGCCAGCGATGAGTACCATGCCATCGCGAGCAACAGCGCCGGGTTGAGCGCAAGCGATCTCGACGTATTGAAGATCTATTCCGCCGTGTGCGACATGAAGCTGAAGCGCATCAGCCGCAAGCAGGTGGAGGCGCTGCCGGAGACGACGGGAGACAGCGCGGCACTCAAGCTGTACCTGCTGGCGGAGCTTTCGCGTGACGAGGACGACGAGGCCGGGCATGACGCGCTGATCGCTCAGATGGTTCAGCGGTTTCCCAAGAGCCGGTGGCTCGAGGAGGCGCTTTATTCGGGTGGCAATATGTACCTGCTGAAGCACAATGCGCAGCAGGCGACGTATCACTACTCCATGCTGGTGAAGATGTTCCCCCAGAGCGCCTATGCGCCGTCGGCACATTGGCGCGCGGCGTGGATGAACTACAGGTTGCGCAACTATGCCGAGGCGGCGCGGCTGATGGACGAGCAGATCCAGATGTACCCCGCAGGCGTTGAGGTTTCGAGCGCGTTGTACTGGCGAGCGCGCATCTACGAGGACGAGGAGCATAACTTTGGCCAGGCGGTGAACTACTATCGCACGCTGGCGACGACGTACACCAATTTCTACTACGCGAACCTGGCGCGGCAGCGGCTGAAGGTGCTGGGAGACCAGCCAGCGGTGGCTCCTTCGCCGGTGTTGAGTGCGGTTCCGCAACTGGATGTGCCGGAGCTTACCGGCGAACTGCCGGAGAATGACACCCATCTCATCAAAGCGCGGTTGCTGGCGAATGCGGCGCTGAACGAGTACATCGGGCCGGAGATTCAGGCTAGCGAGACATCGAGCGAGTGGGGAGCGCTGGCGGAGGCCGAGATCTATGCCTCCTATGGGGAGTACACGCGGTCGGTGCAGTCCATGAAGCATAGCGGGATCTCGTTCTACTCGCTGCCGGTGGACCAGGTGCCGACGCTCTATTGGCACCTTCTATTTCCGCAACCCTTCTGGCCGGATCTGGTAGCGGAGTCGAAGAAAAATGGACTCGATCCTTACTTCGTGGCATCACTGATTCGGCAGGAGTCGGAGTTCAATGCCGGTGCCGTGAGCCGGGCGAATGCGTATGGGTTGATGCAGTTGCTGCCATCGGTCGGCAAGTCCTTGGCGAAGAAGCAAAAGATCAGACACTTCAATACGAGCGATCTGCTGAACGCGAAGGTTAATCTTGAGCTGGGCACAATAAACTTGAGGCAGGTGCTGGACAGGTTCGGCGGGCAAAAGGAGTATGCGCTGGCAGCCTACAACGCTGGCGACACTCCGATTCGTCGGTGGATGTCGAGCAATGACTACAAGGACATTCCGGAATTTGTGGAGTCCATTCCTTACTCGGAGACGCGGGAGTATGTGCAGGCGATTCTGCGGAACCGGGAGATGTACCGGATTCTGTATCCGGGAAGCTAG
- a CDS encoding RNA polymerase sigma factor: protein MSAIQSPATEEIHPDVALVARAKAGDTTAFEQLVRQYERQIFRVAQHITQNREDAEDITQDAFLKAYEKLEQFQGNSKFSTWLVRIAVNESLMRLRKRKTSKTVSMDADVQTEEGAIPRDFAEWRPNPEQNYNQAELAEILRKTIQGLPPGFRTVFTLRDIENLSTEETAEALGLSVPAVKSRLLRARLQLRERLSRYFHKKEGQPA, encoded by the coding sequence ATGTCAGCCATCCAATCCCCAGCGACGGAAGAAATTCATCCCGATGTAGCGCTTGTAGCACGCGCGAAAGCGGGAGACACGACTGCCTTCGAGCAGCTCGTGCGGCAGTACGAACGCCAGATCTTCCGGGTAGCGCAGCATATTACTCAAAACCGTGAAGACGCCGAAGACATTACGCAGGACGCATTCCTCAAGGCTTACGAGAAGCTGGAACAGTTCCAGGGAAACTCCAAGTTCTCGACCTGGCTCGTCCGCATCGCGGTCAATGAGAGCCTTATGCGGTTGCGCAAGCGCAAGACCAGCAAGACTGTCTCGATGGACGCCGATGTCCAGACCGAAGAGGGAGCAATCCCAAGAGATTTCGCCGAATGGCGACCCAATCCTGAACAGAACTACAATCAGGCAGAGCTGGCCGAGATTCTCCGCAAAACAATCCAGGGCCTTCCCCCCGGTTTTCGCACCGTCTTTACCCTGCGTGACATTGAAAATCTCTCCACGGAAGAGACTGCGGAGGCACTCGGCTTGAGCGTTCCCGCCGTCAAATCGAGGCTGTTGCGCGCGCGCCTGCAGCTACGCGAGCGTCTCAGCAGATACTTCCACAAGAAGGAGGGTCAGCCAGCATGA
- a CDS encoding anti-sigma factor, whose amino-acid sequence MTCTDFLSQLTDYFDGQISPELLEEVRAHTAGCSHCEVVLNTTRQTIEIYRGNEVYEVSDDFRERLHSAIMRKCGQKASA is encoded by the coding sequence ATGACCTGCACCGACTTTCTCAGCCAGCTAACCGATTATTTCGACGGCCAGATCAGCCCCGAGCTGCTCGAAGAGGTTCGCGCTCATACCGCCGGGTGCAGCCACTGCGAAGTGGTTCTCAATACCACCCGCCAAACCATTGAAATCTATCGCGGTAACGAGGTCTACGAGGTCTCGGACGATTTCCGGGAACGCCTCCACTCCGCCATTATGCGGAAATGCGGTCAAAAGGCGAGTGCGTAG